From Acinonyx jubatus isolate Ajub_Pintada_27869175 chromosome E2, VMU_Ajub_asm_v1.0, whole genome shotgun sequence:
CCCTATATTCTGCAGGTTGCTCCGTGACTCCAccatgtccactcccaccaccagTTCCCTGGACACCCCCTTGCCTGGTGAGCGACCCCTTTCCCAGCCCAGTCCCTCTCCCATTCCACACTTGGCAGGAGAAACtcactgtgtttccctctcccaggAAATGGCCCGCCTCAACCCAGCGCACCCTCTTCTTCACCAGCTATAAAGGAGGAGGGTCCTGAACTGTGGCCTGTGGGTCCAGACCCTGATGTCCCAGGCGATGACTGGGCCCGTTCAGCCTGCAGCGAGGGTGAGATGGGGCCCAGGGACAGGGGCTCGGGATGGAGATGGGGGGCCTTGAGGGGAGATCTAGGaagggagaaagataaaaaatcagAATGGGAGGCCccagtttcttgattttttttcttccgcTTCTTCTTGtcacttcttattctttttttccttcactttgcctgtgagtgtatttttttcctgcttgacaccttttgttgttatttgttctttggggttCATACATCTTTCCTTCTGAATTGCCGTCTCCCTGGTCACCCCCTATACACTGGCTCTTTGTGTCTTCTGTGTCGTGGGGATGGCCCTCTGGctgctgtttcttttgggggCTTTGTCTCTCTCATGGCTTCTCTCCGCCCACCCCAGTCGTCCCAGACCCGGCAGAGGAACCAGAGCGCAAGCGAAAGAAGGGCCCGGCTCCAAAGATGCTGGGCCACGAGCTGTGCCGCGTGTGCGGGGACAAGGCCTCCGGCTTCCACTACAACGTGCTCAGCTGCGAAGGCTGCAAGGGCTTCTTCCGGCGCAGCGTGGTCCGAGGCGGGGCCAGGCGCTACGCCTGCCGGGGCGGCGGAACCTGCCAGATGGACGCCTTCATGCGGCGCAAGTGCCAGCAGTGCCGGCTGCGCAAATGCAAGGAGGCCGGAATGAGAGAGCAGTGTGAGTGCTGGAGAGGGCGCCGTGCTTGCCTGGCCCGTGCCCAGCTCCGGGGCCACCGCTGAGGCCTCTGTGTCCCGAATAGGCGTCCTGTCGGAAGAACAGATCCGAAAGAAGAAGATtcggaagcagcagcagcagcagcaacagtcACCTGTGGGGCCATCAGGCGGCAGCAGCTCAGCCTCTGGGCCTGGGGCTTCCCCTGGAGGGTCTGACGGAGGTGGCCAGGGCTCCGGGGAAGGCGAGGGTGTCCAGTTAACAGCCGCTCAGGAACTAATGATCCAGCAGTTGGTGGCGGCTCAGCTGCAGTGCAACAAACGCTCCTTCTCCGACCAGCCCAAAGTCACGGTACTGCCCCTCCCGCAGCCTTGAAGGGTGATGAGGCCAGTTGGGGGAAAGCCATCAGGGCTGCAGCCCAGGGCATGGGGAGGGAACAAGGCTCCAGAGGGTGGGGCCTTGGAGAGGAGGGTCTCCTAGGGCGCATTCTTTGCCTCAAGATGTCCCCTCGGCCTCGGGCTCATTGGAGGAATCTGTGAATAACCTTGACCCCCGTTGGCCCTAGCCCTGGCCCCTGGGCGCGGACCCCCAGTCCCGTGATGCACGCCAGCAGCGTTTCGCCCACTTC
This genomic window contains:
- the NR1H2 gene encoding oxysterols receptor LXR-beta, with the protein product MSTPTTSSLDTPLPGNGPPQPSAPSSSPAIKEEGPELWPVGPDPDVPGDDWARSACSEVVPDPAEEPERKRKKGPAPKMLGHELCRVCGDKASGFHYNVLSCEGCKGFFRRSVVRGGARRYACRGGGTCQMDAFMRRKCQQCRLRKCKEAGMREQCVLSEEQIRKKKIRKQQQQQQQSPVGPSGGSSSASGPGASPGGSDGGGQGSGEGEGVQLTAAQELMIQQLVAAQLQCNKRSFSDQPKVTPWPLGADPQSRDARQQRFAHFTELAIISVQEIVDFAKQVPGFLQLGREDQIALLKASTIEIMLLETARRYNHETECITFLKDFTYSKDDFHRAGLQVEFINPIFEFSRAMRRLGLDDAEYALLIAINIFSADRPNVQEPSRVEALQQPYVEALLSYTRIKRPQDQLRFPRMLMKLVSLRTLSSVHSEQVFALRLQDKKLPPLLSEIWDVHE